The Camelina sativa cultivar DH55 chromosome 14, Cs, whole genome shotgun sequence genome includes a window with the following:
- the LOC104740858 gene encoding NAD kinase 2, chloroplastic isoform X2, with translation MLLCSSSFFPYHVSHFVVMSRLSPATGISHRLHFSVDWSSELLPFGFRFRRNDVSFKRRLRFVIRAQLSEAFSPDLGLDSQAVKSRDTSNLPWIGPVPGDIAEVEAYCRIFRSAERLHGALMETLCNPVTGECRVPYDFSPEEKPLLEDKIVSVLGCILSLLNKGRKEILSGRSSSMSSFNLDDVGVAEESLPPLAVFRGEMKRCCESLHIALENYLTPDDERSDVVWRKLQKLKNVCYDAGFPRSDNYPCQTLFANWDPIYSPNMKEDTDSYESEIAFWRGGQVTQEGLKWLIENGFKTIVDLRAENVKDTFYQAALDDAISLGKITMVQIPIEVRMAPKAQQVELFASIVSDSNKRPIYVHSKEGVWRTSAMVSRWKQFMTRPVTKEIPVSEESKRGEVSEAKLGLNALVSGKGVTDEHTDKVSEINEVDSRSASNQSKESGGNEGDTSASEFTMVSDPLRSQVPPGNIFSRKEMSKFLRSKSIAPAGYLSNPSKKLGAVPTPQFSYTGVTNGNQFFDVDSVRGLAETGNSNGTLLPTSSKSSDFRNGKFSNGNVHSSAEPIAVPPSNNLSRVVGSHSIRESQRNSSASSSDSSDDEAGAIEGNMCASATGVVRVQSRKKAEMFLVRTDGVSCTREKVTESSLAFTHPSTQQQMLLWKTTPKTVLLLKKLGMELMEEAKEAASFLYHQEKMNVLVEPEVHDVFARIPGDLHERVDFVACLGGDGVILHASNLFKGAVPPVVSFNLGSLGFLTSHPFEDFRQDLKRVIHGNNTLDGVYITLRMRLRCEIYRNGKAMPGKVFDVLNEIVVDRGSNPYLSKIECYEHDRLITKVQGDGVIVATPTGSTAYSTAAGGSMVHPNVPCMLFTPICPHSLSFRPVILPDSAKLELKIPDDARSNAWVSFDGKRRQQLSRGDSVRIYMSQHPLPTVNKSDQTGDWFRSLIRCLNWNERLDQKAL, from the exons ATGCTCCTatgctcttcttcctttttcccTTACCACGTTTCTCACTTCGTCGTCATGAGTCGGCTTTCTCCCGCCACCGGAATATCTCACCGCCTCCACTTCTCCGTTGATTGGAGTTCCGAACTCCTTCCGTTCGGGTTTAGGTTTCGGAGAAACGATGTCTCGTTTAAACGCCGTTTGAGATTTGTGATCAGAGCGCAGCTTTCTGAGGCTTTTTCTCCCGatttaggtttggattctcag GCTGTGAAATCACGTGATACATCAAACCTGCCTTGGATTGGTCCAGTTCCAGGGGACATTGCTGAGGTTGAGGCATATTGTAGAATTTTTAGATCAGCTGAGCGACTACATGGAGCCTTGATGGAGACATTGTGCAACCCTGTGACTGGTGAATGTCGGGTACCGTATGATTTTTCGCCTGAGGAAAAACCACTATTGGAGGACAAGATAGTATCAGTGCTTGGTTGTATATTATCTCTTTTAAACAAAGGAAGGAAAGAGATTCTTTCCGGGAGGTCATCTTCTATGAGTTCTTTTAATTTGGATGATGTTGGTGTTGCCGAGGAATCGCTTCCACCGCTTGCTGTTTTCAGGGGTGAAATGAAACGGTGTTGTGAAAGCTTACATATTGCCCTCGAGAATTACCTGACTCCCGATGATGAAAGAAGTGACGTTGTGTGGAGGAAATTACAGAAGCTTAAAAATGTCTGCTATGACGCAGGTTTTCCACGCAGTGATAATTATCCTTGTCAAACACTTTTTGCGAATTGGGACCCTATTTACTCGCCAAATATGAAAGAGGATACTGATTCCTACGAGTCTGAGATTGCCTTTTGGAGGGGAGGACAGGTTACTCAAGAAGGATTGAAGTGGTTGATCGAAAATGGTTTTAAAACAATTGTTGACCTGAGAGCTGAAAACGTCAAGGATACATTTTACCAGGCGGCACTTGATGATGCAATTTCCCTTGGGAAAATTACAATGGTGCAAATTCCAATTGAAGTCAGGATGGCTCCTAAAGCTCAGCAGGTCGAGCTGTTTGCTTCTATTGTATCAGATAGCAACAAAAGGCCGATATACGTTCACAGTAAAGAAGGTGTTTGGAGAACTTCTGCGATGGTTTCTAGGTGGAAGCAGTTCATGACACGTCCGGTCACTAAGGAAATTCCAGTCTCAGAAGAGTCAAAGCGTGGGGAGGTTTCTGAAGCTAAGCTTGGACTAAATGCTCTAGTATCTGGTAAGGGTGTAACTGATGAGCATACTGATAAAGTTTCTGAAATCAATGAGGTTGATAGTAGATCTGCTTCAAACCAGAGTAAAGAATCTGGAGGCAATGAGGGAGATACATCTGCATCAGAATTTACGATGGTGAGCGATCCTCTTAGATCTCAAGTTCCACCAGGCAATattttttcaagaaaagaaatgtCTAAATTCCTAAGGAGCAAAAGTATTGCTCCTGCTGGTTATCTTAGTAATCCGTCCAAAAAATTGGGAGCAGTCCCAACTCCCCAGTTTTCATATACTGGTGTGACAAACGGAAATCAGTTTTTTGATGTAGATTCCGTAAGAGGACTTGCGGAGACGGGAAACTCCAATGGGACCCTTCTTCCTACAAGTTCTAAAAGTTCAGATTTTAGGAATGGGAAGTTTTCAAATGGAAATGTGCATAGTTCTGCAGAGCCTATTGCAGTGCCTCCTAGTAATAACTTAAGTCGCGTTGTAGGTTCCCATTCTATTCGAGAGTCTCAGAGAAACAGTAGTGCTTCTTCCTCGGATTCCAGTGATGATGAAGCTGGAGCTATTGAGGGAAATATGTGTGCTTCTGCCACTGGCGTAGTAAGGGTGCAGTCGAGAAAGAAAGCAGAGATGTTCTTAGTCAGAACGGATGGAGTGTCGTGTACAAGGGAAAAGGTGACAGAATCCTCTCTAGCCTTCACACATCCAAGTACTCAACAACAGATGCTTCTTTGGAAAACTACCCCAAAAACTGTCTTACTGCTGAAGAAGCTCGGGATGGAACTGATGGAGGAAGCTAAAGAG gcTGCATCTTTCTTGTATCATCAAGAGAAGATGAATGTTCTGGTTGAACCTGAGGTGCATGATGTATTTGCCAGGATTCCAGG CGATCTCCATGAAAGGGTTGATTTTGTGGCATGCTTAGGGGGAGATGGGGTGATATTACATGCATCAAACTTGTTCAAAGGAGCTGTCCCTCCCGTAGTTTCATTTAATCTGGGGTCCCTTGGATTTCTCACTTCACATCCA TTTGAGGACTTCAGGCAAGACCTCAAACGAGTCATCCATGGGAATAACACATTAGATGGGGTTTATATAACTCTTCGCATGCGTCTTCGTTGCGAAATCTATCGTAATGGCAAAGCAATGCCTGGTAAAGTGTTTGATGTTCTGAACGAGATTGTTGTTGATCGAGGATCCAACCCATACCTTTCTAAGATCGAATGTTATGAGCACGACCGTCTTATCACGAAG GTACAAGGTGATGGAGTTATAGTAGCCACTCCTACAGGAAGTACTGCTTATTCTACAGCAGCAGGAGGTTCCATG GTGCATCCAAACGTTCCATGCATGTTGTTCACTCCAATCTGCCCACATTCCCTGTCGTTCAGACCAGTTATACTTCCCGATTCTGCAAAACTCGAGTTAAAG ATTCCAGATGATGCTCGAAGCAATGCTTGGGTTTCGTTTGATGgaaaaagaagacaacaacTTTCAAGGGGAGATTCGGTGAGAATATACATGAGCCAACATCCACTCCCAACTGTCAACAAATCGGATCAAACCGGTGATTGGTTTAGAAGCTTAATTCGTTGCTTAAACTGGAATGAGCGTCTTGATCAAAAGGCTCTTTGA
- the LOC104740858 gene encoding NAD kinase 2, chloroplastic isoform X1, translated as MLLCSSSFFPYHVSHFVVMSRLSPATGISHRLHFSVDWSSELLPFGFRFRRNDVSFKRRLRFVIRAQLSEAFSPDLGLDSQAVKSRDTSNLPWIGPVPGDIAEVEAYCRIFRSAERLHGALMETLCNPVTGECRVPYDFSPEEKPLLEDKIVSVLGCILSLLNKGRKEILSGRSSSMSSFNLDDVGVAEESLPPLAVFRGEMKRCCESLHIALENYLTPDDERSDVVWRKLQKLKNVCYDAGFPRSDNYPCQTLFANWDPIYSPNMKEDTDSYESEIAFWRGGQVTQEGLKWLIENGFKTIVDLRAENVKDTFYQAALDDAISLGKITMVQIPIEVRMAPKAQQVELFASIVSDSNKRPIYVHSKEGVWRTSAMVSRWKQFMTRPVTKEIPVSEESKRGEVSEAKLGLNALVSGKGVTDEHTDKVSEINEVDSRSASNQSKESGGNEGDTSASEFTMVSDPLRSQVPPGNIFSRKEMSKFLRSKSIAPAGYLSNPSKKLGAVPTPQFSYTGVTNGNQFFDVDSVRGLAETGNSNGTLLPTSSKSSDFRNGKFSNGNVHSSAEPIAVPPSNNLSRVVGSHSIRESQRNSSASSSDSSDDEAGAIEGNMCASATGVVRVQSRKKAEMFLVRTDGVSCTREKVTESSLAFTHPSTQQQMLLWKTTPKTVLLLKKLGMELMEEAKEAASFLYHQEKMNVLVEPEVHDVFARIPGYGFVQTFYIQDTSDLHERVDFVACLGGDGVILHASNLFKGAVPPVVSFNLGSLGFLTSHPFEDFRQDLKRVIHGNNTLDGVYITLRMRLRCEIYRNGKAMPGKVFDVLNEIVVDRGSNPYLSKIECYEHDRLITKVQGDGVIVATPTGSTAYSTAAGGSMVHPNVPCMLFTPICPHSLSFRPVILPDSAKLELKIPDDARSNAWVSFDGKRRQQLSRGDSVRIYMSQHPLPTVNKSDQTGDWFRSLIRCLNWNERLDQKAL; from the exons ATGCTCCTatgctcttcttcctttttcccTTACCACGTTTCTCACTTCGTCGTCATGAGTCGGCTTTCTCCCGCCACCGGAATATCTCACCGCCTCCACTTCTCCGTTGATTGGAGTTCCGAACTCCTTCCGTTCGGGTTTAGGTTTCGGAGAAACGATGTCTCGTTTAAACGCCGTTTGAGATTTGTGATCAGAGCGCAGCTTTCTGAGGCTTTTTCTCCCGatttaggtttggattctcag GCTGTGAAATCACGTGATACATCAAACCTGCCTTGGATTGGTCCAGTTCCAGGGGACATTGCTGAGGTTGAGGCATATTGTAGAATTTTTAGATCAGCTGAGCGACTACATGGAGCCTTGATGGAGACATTGTGCAACCCTGTGACTGGTGAATGTCGGGTACCGTATGATTTTTCGCCTGAGGAAAAACCACTATTGGAGGACAAGATAGTATCAGTGCTTGGTTGTATATTATCTCTTTTAAACAAAGGAAGGAAAGAGATTCTTTCCGGGAGGTCATCTTCTATGAGTTCTTTTAATTTGGATGATGTTGGTGTTGCCGAGGAATCGCTTCCACCGCTTGCTGTTTTCAGGGGTGAAATGAAACGGTGTTGTGAAAGCTTACATATTGCCCTCGAGAATTACCTGACTCCCGATGATGAAAGAAGTGACGTTGTGTGGAGGAAATTACAGAAGCTTAAAAATGTCTGCTATGACGCAGGTTTTCCACGCAGTGATAATTATCCTTGTCAAACACTTTTTGCGAATTGGGACCCTATTTACTCGCCAAATATGAAAGAGGATACTGATTCCTACGAGTCTGAGATTGCCTTTTGGAGGGGAGGACAGGTTACTCAAGAAGGATTGAAGTGGTTGATCGAAAATGGTTTTAAAACAATTGTTGACCTGAGAGCTGAAAACGTCAAGGATACATTTTACCAGGCGGCACTTGATGATGCAATTTCCCTTGGGAAAATTACAATGGTGCAAATTCCAATTGAAGTCAGGATGGCTCCTAAAGCTCAGCAGGTCGAGCTGTTTGCTTCTATTGTATCAGATAGCAACAAAAGGCCGATATACGTTCACAGTAAAGAAGGTGTTTGGAGAACTTCTGCGATGGTTTCTAGGTGGAAGCAGTTCATGACACGTCCGGTCACTAAGGAAATTCCAGTCTCAGAAGAGTCAAAGCGTGGGGAGGTTTCTGAAGCTAAGCTTGGACTAAATGCTCTAGTATCTGGTAAGGGTGTAACTGATGAGCATACTGATAAAGTTTCTGAAATCAATGAGGTTGATAGTAGATCTGCTTCAAACCAGAGTAAAGAATCTGGAGGCAATGAGGGAGATACATCTGCATCAGAATTTACGATGGTGAGCGATCCTCTTAGATCTCAAGTTCCACCAGGCAATattttttcaagaaaagaaatgtCTAAATTCCTAAGGAGCAAAAGTATTGCTCCTGCTGGTTATCTTAGTAATCCGTCCAAAAAATTGGGAGCAGTCCCAACTCCCCAGTTTTCATATACTGGTGTGACAAACGGAAATCAGTTTTTTGATGTAGATTCCGTAAGAGGACTTGCGGAGACGGGAAACTCCAATGGGACCCTTCTTCCTACAAGTTCTAAAAGTTCAGATTTTAGGAATGGGAAGTTTTCAAATGGAAATGTGCATAGTTCTGCAGAGCCTATTGCAGTGCCTCCTAGTAATAACTTAAGTCGCGTTGTAGGTTCCCATTCTATTCGAGAGTCTCAGAGAAACAGTAGTGCTTCTTCCTCGGATTCCAGTGATGATGAAGCTGGAGCTATTGAGGGAAATATGTGTGCTTCTGCCACTGGCGTAGTAAGGGTGCAGTCGAGAAAGAAAGCAGAGATGTTCTTAGTCAGAACGGATGGAGTGTCGTGTACAAGGGAAAAGGTGACAGAATCCTCTCTAGCCTTCACACATCCAAGTACTCAACAACAGATGCTTCTTTGGAAAACTACCCCAAAAACTGTCTTACTGCTGAAGAAGCTCGGGATGGAACTGATGGAGGAAGCTAAAGAG gcTGCATCTTTCTTGTATCATCAAGAGAAGATGAATGTTCTGGTTGAACCTGAGGTGCATGATGTATTTGCCAGGATTCCAGGGTATGGCTTTGTCCAGACTTTTTACATTCAGGACACGAG CGATCTCCATGAAAGGGTTGATTTTGTGGCATGCTTAGGGGGAGATGGGGTGATATTACATGCATCAAACTTGTTCAAAGGAGCTGTCCCTCCCGTAGTTTCATTTAATCTGGGGTCCCTTGGATTTCTCACTTCACATCCA TTTGAGGACTTCAGGCAAGACCTCAAACGAGTCATCCATGGGAATAACACATTAGATGGGGTTTATATAACTCTTCGCATGCGTCTTCGTTGCGAAATCTATCGTAATGGCAAAGCAATGCCTGGTAAAGTGTTTGATGTTCTGAACGAGATTGTTGTTGATCGAGGATCCAACCCATACCTTTCTAAGATCGAATGTTATGAGCACGACCGTCTTATCACGAAG GTACAAGGTGATGGAGTTATAGTAGCCACTCCTACAGGAAGTACTGCTTATTCTACAGCAGCAGGAGGTTCCATG GTGCATCCAAACGTTCCATGCATGTTGTTCACTCCAATCTGCCCACATTCCCTGTCGTTCAGACCAGTTATACTTCCCGATTCTGCAAAACTCGAGTTAAAG ATTCCAGATGATGCTCGAAGCAATGCTTGGGTTTCGTTTGATGgaaaaagaagacaacaacTTTCAAGGGGAGATTCGGTGAGAATATACATGAGCCAACATCCACTCCCAACTGTCAACAAATCGGATCAAACCGGTGATTGGTTTAGAAGCTTAATTCGTTGCTTAAACTGGAATGAGCGTCTTGATCAAAAGGCTCTTTGA